A single region of the Ascaphus truei isolate aAscTru1 chromosome 6, aAscTru1.hap1, whole genome shotgun sequence genome encodes:
- the MIB2 gene encoding E3 ubiquitin-protein ligase MIB2 isoform X2, whose protein sequence is MDLDPSAAMQVGMRVVRGVDWKWGNQDNGEGTMGTVVEIGRQGSPTTPDKTVVVQWDHGTRTNYRTGFQGAYDLMLYDNAQTGVRHPNIICDCCKKHGIRGMRWKCKVCFDYDLCTQCYMNNKHDLSHAFERYETAHSRPVLLSPRQGMPRIVLKGIFQGAKVVRGPDWEWGNQDGGEAKVGRVVDIRGWDVETGRSVASITWVDGTTNVYRVGHKGKVDLKCITDAPGGHYYRDHLPKLGKPAEIQRKESSEQHPFQHGDKVKCLLDVDILREMQEGHGGWNPKMAEFIGQTGTVHRITERGDVRVQYNSETRWTFHPGALTKALGQIGKVIKVFGDGDMRVSVGGQSWTFNPACLTSHQREEDANLMTTENATESKSTLLSILEKLLAQKTDCENPSSLVIEAAQGNVARVKEMLQKYPDKVDIRNQGRTALQVASHLGYTEVVKVLLQANANIDLKDDEGDSALHYAAYGNQAAVVGVLIARGVNAELLNNAKCTALYIAVNKGFTEVVTEALSSPNCAINIQDLIGDTPLHYAITADFRSIIEILTEVPNIDFTVQNRQGFNLLHHSALKGNSLAVRKILERARQLVDSKKEDGFCALHLATLNNHQEVVDILIKEGRCDINLRNNRNQSPLHLAVIQGHINLVQVLVKEGADVNAEDEDGDTPMHIVLVHQHLASIEPEGDGSSLLTKLQASGLLGTIELNIGTAIACFLVQSGADINYANHRGKAPLDLITDGRISQLFKNFSQKFREQQAESDSSTISCSIRRVHTTPNTMTNLSLPSGASPAECLVCSELAALINFFPCQHSIVCEECSRRMKKCIKCQVTITKKMRQDGTEVDGVPSEEALDQRKIMEELQNRYRQMEERMTCPICIDNHIRLVFQCGHGSCTDCSTSLTACPICRQPIRERIQIFV, encoded by the exons ATGGATTTGGACCCCTCAGCCGCCATGCAGGTGGGAATGCGCGTGGTGCGAGGTGTGGATTGGAAATGGGGCAACCAGGACAATGGCGAGGGCACCATGGGCACGGTGGTGGAGATTGGACGCCAGGGCAGCCCTACAACACCTGATAAAACCGTAGTTGTCCAGTGGGATCATGGTACCAGGACGAACTATCGAACTGGTTTCCAGGGAGCCTATGACCTGATGTTGTATGACAACGCTCAAACAG GGGTGCGCCATCCCAACATCATCTGTGATTGCTGCAAGAAGCATGGAATCCGGGGTATGCGCTGGAAGTGCAAAGTCTGTTTCGACTATGACCTGTGCACACAATGCTACATGAACAACAAGCACGACTTGTCCCATGCGTTTGAGAGATACGAGACTGCCCACTCACGACC AGTTTTGCTGAGCCCACGCCAGGGCATGCCCCGTATCGTGCTGAAAGGCATCTTCCAAGGAGCCAAGGTGGTCCGTGGTCCTGACTGGGAATGGGGAAACCAGGATG GTGGGGAAGCCAAAGTTGGTCGAGTAGTCGATATCCGTGGATGGGACGTGGAGACAGGACGGAGCGTGGCTAGCATAACGTGGGTTGACGGGactactaatgtatacagagtgGGTCACAAGGGCAAGGTGGATCTGAAATGCATCACTGACGCTCCTGGAGGCCACTATTATAGAGACCACCTGCCCAAGCTTG GTAAACCCGCCGAGATACAGAGGAAAGAGAGCTCTGAACAGCACCCATTCCAGCATGGGGACAAAGTGAAATGTCTCTTGGATGTCGATATTTTACGAGAGATGCAAGAGGGGCATGGAGGGTGGAACCCCAAAATGGCAGAG TTTATTGGTCAAACGGGAACAGTTCACAGGATCACTGAGCGAGGCGATGTCAGAGTCCAGTACAACAGTGAAACTCGCTGGACCTTTCACCCTGGGGCTTTGACAAAG GCACTGGGCCAAATCGGCAAAGTGATCAAAGTGTTCGGGGATGGAGACATGAGGGTGTCGGTTGGAGGCCAGTCCTGGACTTTTAACCCCGCCTGCCTCACCTCCCATCAGCGAGAAGAAGATGCAAACCTCATGACTACTGAAAATGCCACGGAATCTAAAA GTACTCTGCTTTCCATCTTAGAAAAGCTTCTTGCGCAGAAGACAGATTGTGAAAATCCCAGTTCCTTGGTTATTGAAGCAGCCCAAGGGAATGTAGCCAGGGTGAAGGAGATGCTGCAGAAATATCCTGACAAG GTGGATATAAGGAATCAGGGCAGGACGGCTTTGCAGGTGGCCTCGCACTTGGGATACACAGAGGTGGTGAAGGTCTTGCTTCAAGCCAATGCAAACATTGACCTGaaggatgatgagggggactctGCTTTGCATTACGCTGCTTATGG AAACCAGGCGGCAGTGGTCGGCGTGTTGATAGCTAGAGGAGTCAATGCAGAGCTGCTGAACAATGCCAAGTGTACAGCTCTTTACATTGCAGTCAACAAGGGATTCACAGAGGTGGTCACAGAAGCCCTCTCCAGTCCAAATTGTGCCATCAATATCCAG GACCTGATTGGGGACACACCACTGCACTATGCTATAACAGCAGACTTCAGAAGCATAATCGAGATCCTTACTGAAGTACCCAACATAGATTTCACTGTACAGAATCGCCAAGGGTTCAACCTTCTGCATCACTCGGCTCTGAAAGGGAACAGCTT GGCTGTAAGAAAGATCCTGGAAAGGGCTCGACAACTGGTGGACTCCAAAAAAGAAGATGGTTTCTGTGCCCTGCACCTGGCAACGCTAAACAATCATCAGGAAGTGGTAGACATCTTAATCAAAGAG GGACGCTGTGACATCAATCTCAGGAACAACCGAAACCAGTCTCCTCTGCACTTGGCAGTGATTCAGGGCCACATCAACCTGGTGCAGGTCCTGGTGAAGGAAGGCGCTGACGTGAACGCAGAGGACGAGGATGGGGACACCCCCATGCACATAGTCTTGGTTCACCAGCATCTCGCATCCATCGAGCCAGAAGGCGATGGCTCATCTCTcctcactaag CTGCAGGCGTCTGGGTTGCTGGGGACCATAGAACTAAATATCGGGACAGCGATTGCCTGCTTCTTGGTACAGTCAGGTGCTGATATCAACTATGCTAATCACCGTGGGAAGGCCCCACTGGACCTGATCACAGATGGGAGGATATCTCAGCTTTTCAAAAACTTTTCCCAGAAATTCAG GGAGCAGCAGGCTGAGTCCGACTCCTCCACAATAAGCTGCAGCATCCGCAGGGTGCACACGACGCCCAACACTATGACCAACCTCAGCCTGCCCAGCGGTGCCAGTCCTGCAGAGTGTTTAGTATGCTCCGAGCTTGCAGCTCTCATTAATTTCTTCCCGTGTCAGCACAGCATAGTATGTGAAG AATGCTCCAGGCGGATGAAGAAATGCATTAAGTGTCAGGTCACTATAACCAAAAAAATGAGGCAAG ACGGCACAGAGGTTGACGGTGTCCCCAGTGAAGAAGCATTAGACCAGCGCAAGATCATGGAGGAACTTCAGAACCGATACCGTCAAATGGAGGAACGGATGACCTGTCCCATCTGCATCGACAACCACATCAGGCTGGTGTTCCAGTGCGGACACGGTTcctgcacagactgcagcacatcCCTAACCGCCTGTCCCATCTGTAGGCAGCCCATCCGAGAGAGGATCCAGATATTTGTCTGA